A single Oncorhynchus kisutch isolate 150728-3 linkage group LG19, Okis_V2, whole genome shotgun sequence DNA region contains:
- the tbc1d2 gene encoding TBC1 domain family member 2A isoform X3, whose translation MPAVLRGAASDKNTHLQQEKHMLAEEVKAQKELVWLLHKALEAAQLEKRTCTEFLAAECEQERLELLRHRERQAADLQGRLEELKVEAEGLRASLAQRDAHVAELKENVTLMMAKNNSKQEVILKLSEQVAACMTDPRRTMSTTNGLEALTFHQLQEDTENLKDDIEAYKIQNKFLNSEIYQLTKLWRNSSEQEKSLMVKCAYLEARNCQIESRYLGVLRKLQESKALEPGQREAVRNLIEDALKGDLNDVLKLNPVREHDEYGFKIIPDYEVEDMKLLAKIQALEIRSHNLLRQEAGVKPLLDRWAQYLGGRPADDLCPSPELKFLLRCGVPREYRPRVWRWVVRARTCSLRERHPDRYEQLCQKSLTSPHQASRQIQLDLHRTLTTNQRFSSPSSPTLQQLQRILLAFSWQNPTIGYCQGLNRLAAIALLVLESEEDAFWCLVAVVETIMPQDYYTKTLIASQVDQRVLKDFMAEKMPRLTAHFEEHSVDVSLITFSWFLVVFVESLPSDILLRVWDAFLYEGTKVIFRYALALFKYKEEDILNIHDNVEIYQYLRFFTKTISDGRKLTNIAFSDMNPFPMKLLKNRRVLHLERLQGELRELEAQQREFVTESAERKDKDLDTILVSEDDEDL comes from the exons ATGCCCGCTGTGCTACGGGGAGCTGCTTCAGACAAGAATACCCACCTTCAGCAGGAGAAACACATGCTGGCTGAGGAGGTCAAGGCCCAGAAG GAGCTGGTGTGGCTTCTCCACAAGGCCCTTGAGGCGGCTCAGCTGGAGAAGCGGACCTGCACGGAGTTCCTGGCTGCCGAGTGTGAGCAGGAGCGTCTGGAGCTGTTGAGGCACCGCGAGCGCCAAGCCGCTGACCTGCAGGGTCGTCTGGAGGAGCTGAAGGTCGAGGCGGAGGGTCTGAGGGCGAGCTTGGCCCAAAGGGACGCCCACGTGGCCGAGCTGAAGGAAAACGTCACCCTGATGATGGCGAAGAACAACTCCAAACAGGAG GTGATCCTGAAGCTGTCAGAGCAGGTGGCGGCCTGCATGACCGACCCAAGACGCACCATGTCCACCACTAATGGCCTGGAGGCCCTGACCTTCCACCAGCTGcaggaggacactgagaaccTCAAG GATGACATTGAGGCCTACAAGATCCAGAACAAGTTCCTAAACTCTGAGATCTACCAGCTGACCAAGCTATGGCGCAACAGTTCAGAGCAGGAGAAAAGCCTTATGGTAAAG TGTGCCTACCTGGAGGCCCGTAACTGTCAGATAGAGAGTCGTTACCTGGGTGTACTGAGGAAGCTGCAGGAGAGCAAGGCTCTAGAACCGGGCCAGCGGGAGGCTGTGAGGAACCTCATAGAGGACGCACTGAAAGGAGACCTGAACGACGTCCTCAAACTCAACCCTGTCAG GGAGCACGATGAGTACGGCTTCAAGATCATCCCGGACTATGAGGTGGAGGACATGAAGCTGCTGGCCAAGATCCAGGCCCTGGAGATCCGCTCCCACAACCTGCTGAGGCAGGAGGCCGGGGTCAAACCCTTGTTGGACCGCTGGGCTCAGTACCTAGGCGGCCGCCCGGCCGATGACCTCTGCCCCTCCCCGGAGCTCAAATTCCTGCTGCGGTGTGGCGTGCCACGGGAGTACCGCCCACGGGTGTGGCGCTGGGTGGTAAGGGCACGCACATGCTCGCTGAGGGAGCGCCACCCGGATCGCTATGAGCAG CTGTGCCAGAAGAGCCTTACGTCACCCCACCAAGCCTCCAGACAGATCCAGTTGGACCTACACCGCACGCTCACCACCAATCAGCGCTTTTCCTCGCCCTCCAGCCCCACTCTGCAGCAGCTCCAACGAATTCTGCTAGCTTTCTCCTGGCAAAATCCCACCATCGGTTACTGCCAGGGCCTCAACAG GCTGGCAGCCATAGCTCTCCTGGTGCTAGAGAGTGAGGAGGATGCCTTCTGGTGTCTAGTAGCTGTGGTGGAGACCATTATGCCTCAGGACTACTACACCAAAACACTCATAGCCTCGCAG GTGGACCAGCGTGTGCTGAAGGACTTCATGGCGGAGAAAATGCCCCGACTGACAGCCCACTTTGAGGAGCATAGTGTGGACGTGTCCCTCATCACCTTCAGCTGGTTCCTGGTGGTGTTCGTTGAGAGCCTGCCCAGCGACATCCTCCTGCGGGTGTGGGACGCCTTCCTCTACGAGGGCACCAAG GTGATATTTCGGTATGCCCTGGCTCTGTTCAAGTACAAAGAGGAGGACATCTTGAACATCCATGACAACGTGGAGATTTACCAATACCTGCGCTTCTTCACCAAGACCATCTCTGACGGCAG GAAACTGACCAACATAGCCTTCAGCGACATGAACCCGTTCCCCATGAAGCTGTTGAAGAACCGGCGTGTGCTGCATCTGGAGCGCCTGCAGggggagctcagagagctggaggcCCAGCAGAGGGAGTTTGTCACAGAGAGCGCAGAGCGTAAGGACAAGGACCTGGACACTATACTTGTCAGTGAGGACGATGAGGACCTGTAG